A window of the Microbacterium sp. LWH13-1.2 genome harbors these coding sequences:
- a CDS encoding phosphate/phosphite/phosphonate ABC transporter substrate-binding protein produces the protein MKLRALPLLAGAAILALGLAACSGSAEATGSSAADESSTASGFAVDENTLVFGVVPDSVDTETNYQPLMDYIAEITGKSVEYHESTDYAALIEAAVAGKVDVASFSGFTYVTATNNGAKLTPISSIVTEEGQEPGYYSQAIVPADSDISSIEDFAGKKVCFVDPSSTSGYLFPSYNLLEAGVDPQADITPVFAGKHDVSVQKVGEGVECEVGFAEDSEVEKSDAVKVIDETMVPGAPLVYSSTLPDDVSKKLIDGLSEITIDDIIAAGIDSADTDSFRSVFFATKPVDDAYYDLIRDICKETEAEQCQG, from the coding sequence ATGAAGCTCCGCGCTCTCCCCCTCCTCGCCGGCGCAGCGATCCTCGCGCTCGGTCTCGCCGCCTGCTCCGGCTCCGCCGAGGCCACCGGCTCGTCCGCCGCCGACGAGTCGTCCACCGCCAGCGGCTTCGCGGTCGACGAGAACACGCTCGTCTTCGGCGTCGTCCCCGATTCGGTCGACACCGAGACGAACTACCAGCCCCTGATGGACTACATCGCCGAGATCACCGGGAAGTCCGTCGAGTACCACGAGTCCACCGACTACGCGGCTCTCATCGAGGCCGCAGTCGCCGGCAAGGTCGATGTCGCCTCGTTCTCGGGCTTCACCTATGTGACCGCGACCAACAACGGCGCGAAGCTCACCCCGATCTCCTCGATCGTCACCGAAGAGGGCCAGGAGCCCGGCTACTACTCGCAGGCGATCGTCCCCGCCGACAGCGACATCTCGAGCATCGAGGACTTCGCGGGCAAGAAGGTCTGCTTCGTCGACCCGTCGTCGACGTCGGGCTACCTCTTCCCGTCGTACAACCTGCTGGAAGCGGGCGTCGACCCCCAGGCCGACATCACCCCGGTCTTCGCGGGCAAGCACGACGTCAGCGTGCAGAAGGTCGGCGAGGGAGTCGAGTGCGAGGTCGGCTTCGCGGAGGATTCCGAGGTCGAGAAGTCGGATGCCGTGAAGGTCATCGACGAGACGATGGTCCCTGGCGCCCCGCTCGTCTACTCCTCGACTCTGCCCGATGACGTCTCGAAGAAGCTCATCGACGGACTCTCCGAGATCACGATCGACGACATCATCGCCGCCGGCATCGACAGCGCCGACACGGACTCGTTCCGCAGCGTCTTCTTCGCCACGAAGCCGGTCGACGACGCGTACTACGACCTGATCCGCGACATCTGCAAGGAGACCGAAGCGGAGCAGTGCCAGGGCTGA
- a CDS encoding GntR family transcriptional regulator: MAEAVYTQIADDLRAQIAAGILRPGDDVPTEADLAARWQTSRGPIRNALAALKSEGLIETGRGRPARVVARKASQAVDMSVPFTRWARDLGVTPGAQTQELSLRRAGDRADMLGVAPDDTIVGVVRLRLLDGRPTMLERLFYTEAVGRRLFEVDTDEISITEYLGSVGHPIVGLEHQIDAVAADEQDAALLRVPSGTPILRLSRISRDADGHIFEASEDRYLSEVVRFTVAASGISTDGHYMRAVGG, translated from the coding sequence GTGGCCGAAGCTGTATACACCCAGATCGCTGACGACCTGCGCGCGCAGATCGCCGCGGGCATCCTGCGCCCCGGCGATGATGTGCCGACCGAAGCGGATCTCGCGGCTCGATGGCAGACATCGCGCGGCCCCATCCGCAATGCACTGGCGGCGCTGAAGAGCGAAGGCCTCATAGAGACGGGCCGCGGGCGCCCCGCACGAGTGGTCGCACGCAAGGCGAGCCAGGCGGTCGACATGTCGGTGCCGTTCACACGATGGGCGCGAGATCTCGGGGTCACCCCGGGGGCGCAGACGCAGGAGCTGAGCCTGCGCCGCGCGGGTGATCGCGCGGACATGCTCGGCGTCGCACCGGATGACACGATCGTCGGCGTCGTTCGACTGCGCCTGCTCGACGGTCGCCCGACCATGCTCGAGCGGCTCTTCTACACCGAGGCGGTCGGACGAAGACTGTTCGAGGTGGACACCGACGAGATCTCGATCACGGAGTACCTCGGCTCTGTCGGGCACCCCATCGTCGGGCTCGAGCACCAGATCGATGCGGTCGCCGCGGATGAGCAGGATGCCGCGTTGCTGCGAGTCCCCTCAGGGACGCCGATCCTGCGGCTGAGCCGCATCTCGCGCGACGCGGACGGGCACATCTTCGAGGCGTCGGAGGATCGCTACCTGAGCGAGGTCGTGCGCTTCACGGTCGCAGCGTCCGGAATATCGACGGACGGTCACTACATGCGCGCAGTGGGCGGCTAG
- a CDS encoding histidine kinase → MASSLSAGERTDVTRLGKGEKLSTIERIAVLVVVGTIFIFDIVGLFLPPGLEPLTAAIGIASTAVLALYLWSPLIATYALGVVFALSFIPGIEAQVLTVGAFAAGLIVRLGWTSLVLSYAGVFLVASALVVSGDSRDAFNIAIFLVGAAVSGAVGFALRIAFARGRTLEVQLAEKAEQERQAVLAERRWIAGELHDSIAHHLTVVSLHVQMLDDDRTSTDSQEAIRIAARKAMTDLRFVIDLADDGPRSEGMPTGDLAASIDEAKQEFESAGHSVLLDGDPADERIPRAAEIILARIMRESATNVLKYAGQGEIEIRLDVDDEMAQMTVSSPLSVTPRRELSSSRTGIGRMAERVLGASGEFSAGEVDGRWVVAARLPIARSVAKP, encoded by the coding sequence ATGGCTTCAAGTCTTTCGGCGGGTGAACGCACAGACGTCACCCGACTCGGCAAGGGCGAGAAGCTCAGCACGATCGAACGGATCGCCGTACTGGTGGTGGTCGGGACGATCTTCATCTTCGACATCGTCGGACTGTTCCTCCCTCCGGGGTTGGAGCCGCTGACGGCGGCAATCGGGATCGCATCCACCGCGGTCCTGGCCTTGTATCTCTGGTCGCCACTGATCGCGACATACGCCCTCGGCGTGGTGTTCGCACTCTCCTTCATCCCCGGCATCGAAGCTCAGGTGCTCACGGTCGGCGCTTTCGCGGCAGGCTTGATCGTGCGTCTGGGGTGGACCTCCTTGGTCCTGTCGTATGCCGGTGTCTTCCTTGTCGCATCCGCACTGGTCGTCTCCGGCGACTCGAGGGATGCCTTCAACATCGCAATCTTCCTCGTCGGTGCCGCAGTATCCGGTGCCGTCGGCTTCGCACTCCGTATCGCGTTCGCCCGAGGGCGGACTCTCGAAGTGCAGCTGGCCGAGAAGGCCGAGCAGGAGCGCCAAGCAGTACTCGCCGAACGACGTTGGATCGCCGGCGAGCTGCACGACAGCATCGCGCACCACCTCACCGTGGTGTCGTTGCACGTGCAGATGCTCGACGACGATCGCACCAGCACCGATTCGCAAGAGGCGATCCGGATCGCCGCCCGCAAGGCGATGACCGATCTCCGCTTCGTGATTGACCTCGCCGACGACGGCCCTCGCTCCGAGGGTATGCCGACCGGCGACCTCGCCGCATCCATCGATGAGGCGAAGCAGGAATTCGAATCCGCCGGGCACTCGGTATTGCTCGACGGAGACCCCGCGGACGAGCGCATCCCTCGCGCTGCCGAGATCATCCTCGCCCGCATCATGCGCGAGTCCGCCACCAACGTCCTCAAGTACGCCGGTCAGGGCGAGATCGAGATCCGACTCGACGTCGACGATGAGATGGCGCAGATGACTGTGAGCAGCCCCCTGTCGGTGACGCCGCGGCGAGAGCTCTCCTCCAGCCGCACCGGAATCGGCCGTATGGCCGAGCGCGTTCTCGGCGCGAGCGGTGAGTTCAGTGCCGGAGAAGTCGATGGTCGGTGGGTCGTGGCCGCACGTCTGCCGATCGCCCGATCCGTCGCGAAGCCCTGA